In a genomic window of Epinephelus lanceolatus isolate andai-2023 chromosome 3, ASM4190304v1, whole genome shotgun sequence:
- the LOC117255743 gene encoding nocturnin-like isoform X3, translated as MGGGATRLYGTLTQTLSSSSPLPLPPSHQLAVTNLDPAFCQEQKVSPVCAPDPVELLRQCEEALRDRQPRFHRKFTHISDGDSTPSSPIRVMQWNILAQALGEGLDNFVQCPPEALSWSRRKYLILEEILTYQPHILCLQEVDHYYDTLQPVLAGLGYSSNFCPKPWSPCLDVEGNNGPDGCALFFDQSRFELQDSVNIRLSAMRIPTNQVAVVMMLRCRSTQRCVCVAVTHLKARSGWEWLRNAQGSDLLRHLQNLVQKHSSDPGAAPSSDIPLLICGDFNAIPTEEVYQRFSASPLGLDSAYKKLSPDSLTEPQYTTWKIRPTGECCATLDYIWYSQDTLRVDAVLDMPTEEQIGPNRLPSFGYPSDHLSLVCDFSFK; from the exons ATGGGTGGTGGGGCCACCAGGCTGTACGGCACCCTGACTCAGACCCTCAGCAGCAgctctcctctccccctccctccatctcaccAGCTTGCAGTCACAAACCTGGATCCAGCTTTCTGTCAG GAGCAGAAGGTGTCCCCCGTATGTGCCCCTGATCCAGTGGAGCTGCTTCGACAGTGTGAGGAGGCCCTCAGGGACCGACAGCCTCGCTTCCACAGAAAGTTCACTCACATCAGTGATGGAGACAGCACCCCAAGCAGCCCCATCAGGGTGATGCAGTGGAACATCCTGGCCCAAG CTCTCGGCGAAGGACTTGACAATTTTGTCCAGTGTCCCCCAGAGGCCCTCAGCTGGTCCCGCAGGAAATACCTTATCTTAGAGGAGATCCTCACCTACCAACCTCATATCCTGTGTCTGCAGGAAGTTGACCACTACTATGACACCCTCCAGCCAGTTCTGGCAGGCCTGGGTTACAGTAGCAACTTTTGCCCTAAACCCTGGTCACCGTGCCTGGATGTGGAGGGCAACAACGGCCCTGATGGCTGCGCTCTGTTCTTCGATCAGTCACGGTTCGAGCTCCAGGATAGCGTGAACATACGGCTCTCTGCAATGAGGATTCCAACCAATCAG GTTGCCGTCGTGATGATGCTGCGTTGTCGGAGCACACAGAGATGCGTGTGTGTGGCAGTGACACACCTGAAGGCTCGTTCTGGGTGGGAGTGGCTCCGCAACGCCCAGGGCTCCGACCTCCTGCGACACCTCCAGAATCTGGTCCAGAAACACTCCAGTGATCCTGGGGCTGCCCCCAGCTCTGACATTCCTTTGCTAATATGTGGAGATTTCAACGCAATCCCAACTGAGGAGGTGTACCAACGTTTCAGCGCATCACCTCTGGGTTTGGACTCAGCCTATAAGAAACTCAGTCCGGACAGTTTGACTGAACCACAATACACAACATGGAAGATTCGGCCAACAGGAGAATGTTGTGCCACTCTGGACTACATCTGGTACAGCCAGGACACACTTAGAGTGGACGCAGTTTTGGACATGCCCACTGAGGAACAGATTGGGCCAAACAGGCTTCCATCCTTTGGCTATCCATCTGATCATCTCTCTTTGGTTTGTGACTTCAGCTTTAAGTAG
- the LOC117255743 gene encoding nocturnin-like isoform X2, which produces MDTMVCPMGGGATRLYGTLTQTLSSSSPLPLPPSHQLAVTNLDPAFCQKVSPVCAPDPVELLRQCEEALRDRQPRFHRKFTHISDGDSTPSSPIRVMQWNILAQALGEGLDNFVQCPPEALSWSRRKYLILEEILTYQPHILCLQEVDHYYDTLQPVLAGLGYSSNFCPKPWSPCLDVEGNNGPDGCALFFDQSRFELQDSVNIRLSAMRIPTNQVAVVMMLRCRSTQRCVCVAVTHLKARSGWEWLRNAQGSDLLRHLQNLVQKHSSDPGAAPSSDIPLLICGDFNAIPTEEVYQRFSASPLGLDSAYKKLSPDSLTEPQYTTWKIRPTGECCATLDYIWYSQDTLRVDAVLDMPTEEQIGPNRLPSFGYPSDHLSLVCDFSFK; this is translated from the exons ATGGACACTATGG TGTGTCCGATGGGTGGTGGGGCCACCAGGCTGTACGGCACCCTGACTCAGACCCTCAGCAGCAgctctcctctccccctccctccatctcaccAGCTTGCAGTCACAAACCTGGATCCAGCTTTCTGTCAG AAGGTGTCCCCCGTATGTGCCCCTGATCCAGTGGAGCTGCTTCGACAGTGTGAGGAGGCCCTCAGGGACCGACAGCCTCGCTTCCACAGAAAGTTCACTCACATCAGTGATGGAGACAGCACCCCAAGCAGCCCCATCAGGGTGATGCAGTGGAACATCCTGGCCCAAG CTCTCGGCGAAGGACTTGACAATTTTGTCCAGTGTCCCCCAGAGGCCCTCAGCTGGTCCCGCAGGAAATACCTTATCTTAGAGGAGATCCTCACCTACCAACCTCATATCCTGTGTCTGCAGGAAGTTGACCACTACTATGACACCCTCCAGCCAGTTCTGGCAGGCCTGGGTTACAGTAGCAACTTTTGCCCTAAACCCTGGTCACCGTGCCTGGATGTGGAGGGCAACAACGGCCCTGATGGCTGCGCTCTGTTCTTCGATCAGTCACGGTTCGAGCTCCAGGATAGCGTGAACATACGGCTCTCTGCAATGAGGATTCCAACCAATCAG GTTGCCGTCGTGATGATGCTGCGTTGTCGGAGCACACAGAGATGCGTGTGTGTGGCAGTGACACACCTGAAGGCTCGTTCTGGGTGGGAGTGGCTCCGCAACGCCCAGGGCTCCGACCTCCTGCGACACCTCCAGAATCTGGTCCAGAAACACTCCAGTGATCCTGGGGCTGCCCCCAGCTCTGACATTCCTTTGCTAATATGTGGAGATTTCAACGCAATCCCAACTGAGGAGGTGTACCAACGTTTCAGCGCATCACCTCTGGGTTTGGACTCAGCCTATAAGAAACTCAGTCCGGACAGTTTGACTGAACCACAATACACAACATGGAAGATTCGGCCAACAGGAGAATGTTGTGCCACTCTGGACTACATCTGGTACAGCCAGGACACACTTAGAGTGGACGCAGTTTTGGACATGCCCACTGAGGAACAGATTGGGCCAAACAGGCTTCCATCCTTTGGCTATCCATCTGATCATCTCTCTTTGGTTTGTGACTTCAGCTTTAAGTAG
- the LOC117255743 gene encoding nocturnin-like isoform X1, translated as MDTMVCPMGGGATRLYGTLTQTLSSSSPLPLPPSHQLAVTNLDPAFCQEQKVSPVCAPDPVELLRQCEEALRDRQPRFHRKFTHISDGDSTPSSPIRVMQWNILAQALGEGLDNFVQCPPEALSWSRRKYLILEEILTYQPHILCLQEVDHYYDTLQPVLAGLGYSSNFCPKPWSPCLDVEGNNGPDGCALFFDQSRFELQDSVNIRLSAMRIPTNQVAVVMMLRCRSTQRCVCVAVTHLKARSGWEWLRNAQGSDLLRHLQNLVQKHSSDPGAAPSSDIPLLICGDFNAIPTEEVYQRFSASPLGLDSAYKKLSPDSLTEPQYTTWKIRPTGECCATLDYIWYSQDTLRVDAVLDMPTEEQIGPNRLPSFGYPSDHLSLVCDFSFK; from the exons ATGGACACTATGG TGTGTCCGATGGGTGGTGGGGCCACCAGGCTGTACGGCACCCTGACTCAGACCCTCAGCAGCAgctctcctctccccctccctccatctcaccAGCTTGCAGTCACAAACCTGGATCCAGCTTTCTGTCAG GAGCAGAAGGTGTCCCCCGTATGTGCCCCTGATCCAGTGGAGCTGCTTCGACAGTGTGAGGAGGCCCTCAGGGACCGACAGCCTCGCTTCCACAGAAAGTTCACTCACATCAGTGATGGAGACAGCACCCCAAGCAGCCCCATCAGGGTGATGCAGTGGAACATCCTGGCCCAAG CTCTCGGCGAAGGACTTGACAATTTTGTCCAGTGTCCCCCAGAGGCCCTCAGCTGGTCCCGCAGGAAATACCTTATCTTAGAGGAGATCCTCACCTACCAACCTCATATCCTGTGTCTGCAGGAAGTTGACCACTACTATGACACCCTCCAGCCAGTTCTGGCAGGCCTGGGTTACAGTAGCAACTTTTGCCCTAAACCCTGGTCACCGTGCCTGGATGTGGAGGGCAACAACGGCCCTGATGGCTGCGCTCTGTTCTTCGATCAGTCACGGTTCGAGCTCCAGGATAGCGTGAACATACGGCTCTCTGCAATGAGGATTCCAACCAATCAG GTTGCCGTCGTGATGATGCTGCGTTGTCGGAGCACACAGAGATGCGTGTGTGTGGCAGTGACACACCTGAAGGCTCGTTCTGGGTGGGAGTGGCTCCGCAACGCCCAGGGCTCCGACCTCCTGCGACACCTCCAGAATCTGGTCCAGAAACACTCCAGTGATCCTGGGGCTGCCCCCAGCTCTGACATTCCTTTGCTAATATGTGGAGATTTCAACGCAATCCCAACTGAGGAGGTGTACCAACGTTTCAGCGCATCACCTCTGGGTTTGGACTCAGCCTATAAGAAACTCAGTCCGGACAGTTTGACTGAACCACAATACACAACATGGAAGATTCGGCCAACAGGAGAATGTTGTGCCACTCTGGACTACATCTGGTACAGCCAGGACACACTTAGAGTGGACGCAGTTTTGGACATGCCCACTGAGGAACAGATTGGGCCAAACAGGCTTCCATCCTTTGGCTATCCATCTGATCATCTCTCTTTGGTTTGTGACTTCAGCTTTAAGTAG